The following nucleotide sequence is from Tenrec ecaudatus isolate mTenEca1 chromosome X, mTenEca1.hap1, whole genome shotgun sequence.
GAGAATTTTATTCTTTCATAATTTAGGAATCTTAGTTacagaaatatttaaaaaaacgTTTGCATTTGACGGCCTGTAGGTGAAGGGACTGGACACTGGAAAACGCGGAGTTCCTGATTTAACAGCCGGTGCTCCTGGTCGCGGAAGGGCAGAGGGAGGAAGCAGAAAGGCAGGGCAGGGAGGCAGGACCGTGGGTTTCTCGCGGAGAAGGACGTGGGGAGGAGGTGTCCCAGCCGCTCTCCTCGAGCCTTGGCATTCACGTTGCCCACTTCCTGCAGGTGCCCGGAGCAAGGGTCTCAGTTTGCAGGGATCGACTTTGCTCCTGGCTTGTGTTTCTTGACAGTGGCCAGCGTGGCCACGACCGTCTGGCTTGTCTGCCTGTCCATCCCAGGCTGAATCAAGGCTGCATATCGGTCGACGTCAGTCAGGCTGCGTCTGTCAGATGTCCCCCCTCTGAGCAATCGCTCCAGCGACCTCCTGCAACAGCCTCCTCCTGAAGGTCAAGGTGGGATTGAGAGGCCCAAGCGGAGGGTCTGGCATTACTGGTTCAGGTGGACGTAGATCACATCACACCTTTTGTAACAAATCCTGCTGTCAAAGAAGACCCTTAGGGGCCTGTAGGGCTGCAGGATCGGCCTCAGCTCGGCGATCACTTCGTCCAGGGTGCCCTGGTGCAGCGCGAATCGCGGGGGCACATAGCAGTGCAGGGGCACGGGCAGCTGCAGAAAGGCAAACGTGCACCTTGGAAGAGTGAGAGCCAGCAGGTGCTGCAGGACAGCCATGGACACGAGGTTTCCACAGAGCATCAAGCTTCTGAGCCGGGAGCAGGTGCACAGAGCAGGCAGCAAGTCCGTGAGGTCAGCGTCGTGCAGGCCACAGTCAGCCAGGtccagggactccagggtggccGAGACTCTcctcagcagagcagggaggaatTTGTAGTGGCAGCCAGCCCTGCGGACACCACTCAAATCCAGGGACCGGAGGTGACTGGTGCAGGGAAGTGAAGACAGGTACGTCAGGTCAGGGTTCCCAAGAATGCAATGCCTGATGCCGAGGGTCTCCAGCGGGGCCTGCAGGAAcctgaggagcaggtgcaggTAGTCCCCGAGGAGGGTGACAGACTGCAGGGTGAGGTGCCGGAGCCGGCTCACACTGAGCAGCTGGGAGCTGAATTGGTGAAGGAGCCTGCGCACCTTGCTGTCTTCTCTCTTCCCGGAGGCCCCCGCGTGCAGGCTGCAGTTCGCGAGGAAGAGGGTGTGCAGCTGGGCCATCTGGGCCAGGAAAGGGGAAAAGACATTGAGTTCCTGCACGTCCCAAAACCCCTCCACCTTCAGCTCCTGCACAGATTCCGGCTGCACCATGGTCAGGATGCCCTCAAGAATGGGCAGATCCGGGGGGAGCCCCACGAAGGCCAGCTTCCTGCACCACAGCTGAGGCAGAGCCGTCCCCTGCTCGAGCCGGCCAATGAGGAAGGCGAGGACTTCGTCGGGGGCCTCCTGCTCCGCGAAGCAGCAGACATCTCTGACCAGCTTCACCGGGGCCAAGAGCACGTGCGGAGGCCCTGCCCCGGGTCTGTCCCCTCGGAGACTGCGGCCTCTGGACCGGGTGGACTCTGACGGCCCCGAGGGGGCCCCAGAGGCTCGGCGCTGGGTGACAGCCCACCCTTTCCAGTCGTTGAAGTCGTCGTTCAGATTCAGGTCCAGCACTTTCAAGTTGCATCTCCGGCGCTGAGCCTGCTGGGAGAGCAGGACGCCAAGCCCCTCCAGGGCAGCCTTTAAGACGTCAAGGGGGTTCCGATGAGCCTTCAACAGAGCCCCCAAGGGCAGCCGGGAGAAGGGCCAGGACGCAGTCATGGCCTTCACGATCTCTCTCTGTCCCTGGAGCACGGCGGCCTTGAACAAGGGAGGGAAGAGGTCGGAGGGCAGCCACTCCAGCGCCTCCAGGAGGGCGGCCTCGTCCTGCAGCACCCTCTGGACGCTGAGGTCCAGGAGGCTGGACGGCATCCTGCCGAATCTGCTCCCAAAGGGTCAGTGATCTGCGAACGGAAACGGGGGTCTGCTCAGACCTGTGGGGAGCCAAGCTGGTTGCCCCAGCGCTGCAAAAtctgccccactcccaccccggcTGCCCCTTCCCTCCGCAGAGGGCACCTTGGTGGCCACGCCAGTCCTCTTAGCCACTCACAGTGTTAGACACCAGCACGGTTCTCCGGGGACCTAGATTCCAACCTGGAATCTTCTCCTGGCTCTAGTTGGTCCAGAGGCTGCAGAATCCAAGACGGGCAGGTCCCAGGGCGGGCAGTGCCCTCAGCAGCTGGGGAGGAGAAAGAAGCAAAGGTCAGTCGGACGTACGGACCTGCAGTGACCCGGGGCCTGCAGCAGTGACCACAAGCATGGGGACAATTCCGAGGGCGGCCAGGACTGGGCAGGGACGCCTTCCGTCACCGCagggtggttatgggttgggctcgaCTGGACGGCATCTGACTAAAAACCACAAGCGCAACCAAGAGACTGGCCCCCAGAGACTGGCTGAAGCCCCGTGACAGTTCCAGCTCTACTCGATCGATGGGATCCACTGATTGTGCACCTACTGCGCGTGATCTGACTCACATGCAGCTCAAGACGGCTCAGGAACGATCGGACTGACCGCCTGGAGTTGACCTGCGCCGGGGTGTTTTCCCAACAGATGATTTCTTCTTGATTCaagactctttcttacacacgtgCGTggagctggatttgtttctggacTCAGTGGCGCTAACACAGGCAGGCTCACGGAAAACGGCCTCAAATTCAGATCTGTAGGCACAACGAGAGGGAGGCGGGTGCAGCCAGAAGGAGGCCATGATGGAGACACACACGGCGTGTTGGACAGAACTCGAGTCCTTCCAGCCTGGACAGTGTGGGCACCAGGATCAGGGCATGATCCTGCCTGTGGCACCTCCAGCCCGGCAGCCGCAGGGCCCTGTCCTCCCTGGATTGTCTGGGAGAGGAAGGAAGCCTCTCTCAATGCACGCTGCCTTTGGGCAAGGTTATCCAGGGCTTTGCTTCCGGATCCCAAGGAATCGAATGAGGCTGGAAGGTGCAAGGACTCCGCTCGTGGTCTGGGCTTTTGCCTGTTGTCCGGCATCAGCCACACGGGAAACGCTCGGCTTTGTAGCAGAAACATCAAAGGGATGTCGGAGAAGCCCGTGATCAGCCGTCAAAAACCAAGACGCTAAAGAAAACGGCAGGAATCCACGAGCGCCCCAAACTCAACCCCAGACAAACCCAACACGCGTGTCAGGACCGTGTCAAAACCAGGGGTGATTTTTTCAACGCTGACTGGACCGGCTGTGGACGCCATTCCTGACACCCTGCAGG
It contains:
- the LOC142434829 gene encoding melanoma antigen preferentially expressed in tumors-like, producing MPSSLLDLSVQRVLQDEAALLEALEWLPSDLFPPLFKAAVLQGQREIVKAMTASWPFSRLPLGALLKAHRNPLDVLKAALEGLGVLLSQQAQRRRCNLKVLDLNLNDDFNDWKGWAVTQRRASGAPSGPSESTRSRGRSLRGDRPGAGPPHVLLAPVKLVRDVCCFAEQEAPDEVLAFLIGRLEQGTALPQLWCRKLAFVGLPPDLPILEGILTMVQPESVQELKVEGFWDVQELNVFSPFLAQMAQLHTLFLANCSLHAGASGKREDSKVRRLLHQFSSQLLSVSRLRHLTLQSVTLLGDYLHLLLRFLQAPLETLGIRHCILGNPDLTYLSSLPCTSHLRSLDLSGVRRAGCHYKFLPALLRRVSATLESLDLADCGLHDADLTDLLPALCTCSRLRSLMLCGNLVSMAVLQHLLALTLPRCTFAFLQLPVPLHCYVPPRFALHQGTLDEVIAELRPILQPYRPLRVFFDSRICYKRCDVIYVHLNQ